In one Dermacentor variabilis isolate Ectoservices chromosome 4, ASM5094787v1, whole genome shotgun sequence genomic region, the following are encoded:
- the LOC142577748 gene encoding uncharacterized protein LOC142577748, with protein MVSAWCFVGIAFASFVAVASAQGPPLPTWHPAGRRHVSTSLLEREQNSTGERVSSQHGGRRPVKEVMSAGCRKRVLCEAARTLTDMFPISGFWQGIVKGRPHPRNAYFAAWSRGLQDNECSDLYPDCSDSAAGVMLPLVNEAVGTRGVVSSFIERLSAPAASHVPRDPGAPRPSLVMEKLRKYRRRTNADRARAVSDVSTPPQV; from the exons ATGGTGTCAGCGTGGTGTTTCGTCGGTATCGCGTTCGCCTCTTTCGTAGCCGTCGCCAGTGCAC AGGGGCCCCCCTTGCCAACCTGGCACCCTGCAGGCAGAAGGCATGTTAGCACATCGCTGCTCGAGAGAGAGCAGAACTCGACTGGAGAGAGAGTGTCGTCACAGCATGGAGGAAGGCGACCTGTCAAAGAGGTCATGAGCGCTGGCTGCCGGAAGCGAGTCCTCTGCGAGGCCGCTCGCACCCTCACCGACATGTTCCCCATTTCGGGTTTCTGGCAAGGAATCGTCAA AGGAAGGCCGCATCCGAGAAACGCATACTTCGCTGCGTGGTCCAGGGGCCTGCAGGACAACGAATGCTCGGACCTGTACCCCGACTGTTCGGACAGCGCCGCTGGCGTGATGCTGCCGCTGGTCAACGAGGCCGTGGGAACCAGGGGAGTTGTGAGCTCATTCATCGAACGCCTGTCCGCCCCCGCTGCATCCCACGTTCCCAGGGATCCCGGTGCTCCGCGACCTTCGCTGGTCATGGAGAAGCTGCGGAAGTACAGACGACGCACGAACGCCGACAGGGCTCGCGCGGTGTCCGATGTATCCACACCACCTCAAGTATAA